The Salicibibacter halophilus DNA window ACTGATCATTTTTTTCAACTTGGACATCAAAGAGTTGCTCATATTACTGGACCAATGGAAATCGTTCTTGGACGTGATCGTTTAAGTGGGTATAAACAATCAGTCCTTGAACATCAACCTTCCGTAGACCCATTACTTATTCAGGTTGGTGATTACTCGTATGAATCAGGTTATCAATTAATGGAGAAACTTTTAGCCATTCAACAGCCACCAACTGCTGTGTTTGCTGCTAGTGATGAGATGGCTATGGGGGCTATTAAAGCTATTAAGCATCAAAATAAACATGTTCCTAATGATGTTGCAGTTTCAGGTTTTGATGATATAAAAATGGCGAGAATATTTGAACCTACTCTTACTACAATTTCTCAACCTGCGATAAAGATCGGTAATAAATCAGCGCAAATGCTTCTAAATATTATAAATAAAAAAGAGATAAAAAAGGAGCATATAGTACTAGAAGATCAATTAAAGATTCGTGAATCCTGTGGCAGTAATATAAAGTAGAAATGGAGCACAGTTTACTACAACAAAGTATCTTTAAAATGTGTATTACAAATTCAGTAGGAGGAATAAAATTGAAATTTGCTTATCATACAAATACGTGGGGTGGCGTTGTCGGTAATCCTGGTGGTGTTACATCGGTCAAAGATGCTTACTTTCTTGCTAATGGTAACACAGAAGATGCCCTAATCGATTTAAATGTAATCGATTACAATGGGTTTGAATTATTTGATGGTAATCTTATGGCATTACAAGAGCATGAACTTAAGCAACTTTTGGAAAAATATTTACTTGAATTTGTTGGTGTTTACACAGGGGCAAACTTTATTTATCAAGATATAAAAAACGATGAACTTTTAAAAATTGAAAATGTTATAAAGAAAGCCTCTTATTTTGGTTGTAAAAATATTGTTATTGGAGGTGGTGCATTACGGAATGAAGGGGTAAAAGAAGATGATTATAAACGTTTGGGTGACAGTTTGAATGAATTAAAATACTTATCTGAAAGTCACGGATTGGTGCCTCATTATCATCCACATCTAGGTTCAATGGTGGAAACACCAGCTCAAATTGAACAGCTTTATGAGCATACTGATATATATTTTTGCCCAGATACCGCTCATTTAGAACTAGGAGGAGGTGACCCCCTGCAATTAATTCAAAAATATAGCCATTTAATAAGTTACGTACATCTGAAGGATCAAAAAAATGGTGAATTCCTACCTTTAGGTGAAGGCGAACAAAATATGATTAGAATGTTGAATGTGATCAGTTCTATGAAGGATATTGAGTGGATTGCAGTTGAACTGGATTCTTATTATGATCCAAAAAAAGGAGCTCAAATTAGCAAACAATTTTTGGAAAAACACCTGGGAGACCAAGAACTTGGGTGATTATAACTTTCTAACATTTTTGTACGCTAAGTACAAATTACTTCCAATTTAACATACGTTTTTGGTGATATTCCAAATACGAGGGAGGAAAGATTGTGAAGGTGTTTCGAAAGCCTTTTGTTGCCTTATCTACAGGTTTGATTCTGTTGACAATATCAGCGTGTGAAACTGAAAATTCAGGGTCTGCAGGAGGAAATTTGGAGGACGCGGAAATTGAAGGTCCGTTAACGATTAATCCTGAAATCCCTGACGACTCTGACATTGTGAGTAAAGGTCCACATGGAGAACAAGCCGATTCTGCTCATGAACTGGAATTATCGGAAGAAGAAATCCAGGAAATACGAGATGGTGAATATACAGCTGCAATAGCTATGCATTATGCAGGAAATGATTGGTCTCAGGCTCAAATTAATGGACTAGAAGACACTTTTGAGGAGCTGGGAATCGAAATTACTAATGTAACAGACGCACAATTTAGTGTTGAAAAACAAATGAATGATATTGAAACAATTTTGGCAAACCAACCAGATATTTTAGTAAGCATTCCAGTGGATCCTATCTCAACAGTAGGGGCGTATCAACTAGCATTGGACGCTGGGGTTGATCTAATTTTCATGGACGAAGTGCCAGAGGGATTTACCCCTGAAGAAGACTATACAAGTGTGGTTTCAGCTGATAACTTCGGTAACGGTGTAGTGGCTGCTCATTTAATGGCTGAAAAACTAAATGAGGAAGGAGATATTGGAGTAATTTATCATGACGCAGACTTTTTTGTAACAGCACAGCGTGTGGAAGCATTTGAACAAACTATAGAAGAAGATTATCCAAATATTAATATCGCTTCTCGTGATGGTATTGGGGAGCCAGAGGACGGTGAAAGTGTAGCATCATCTATGCTTACAAGAGATCCAAACTTGGATGGAATGTTTGTTGTATGGGACGTACCAGCAGAAGGGGCAATAGCAGCAGCGGATAGTGCTGGACATGATGATCTTGTTATGACAACGATTGATCTCGGGGCAAATGTTGGTCTCGATATGGCAAGAGATGGTAATATCCAAGGTGTTGGGGCGCAACTTCCTTATGATCAGGGAGTAGCTGAAGCTATATTAGCAGGGTATGAAATACTTGATAAAGAGGCGCCTCCTTATGTTGCAGTACCAGCACTAGATGTAACAAGGGAAAATATTGATGAATCTTGGAATCTAATCTACAACGAAAACGTTCCGCAGGATATTGAGGATGAAATGGATTAATTCATCTTCATTTCTACTAAAAGGTGAGGAGGTTTTTTCATGAAATTCCTAAATGTAGGGTTAATTGGAGCAGGGTTTATGGCAAAGGCGCATTCGATGGCATACGCTTCAATGCCAATGTTTTTCTGGCCGGCAAAATTAATCCCTTATAAAAAAACAATAGTTGATGTGTCGGACGATTTGGCGCAGGAAGCATCTGAAAGATTTGGATTTGAAAACTATTCTACCGACTGGAAGGCAGTAGTTCGTGACCCAGAGATTGATGTGATAGACATTGTGACTCCCAACCATTTACATGAAGAAATTGCTATTGAAGCTGCTAAAGAGGGAAAACATATTATTTCGGAGAAGCCGTTAGCGAGGAATTCTGAAGAGACACAACGTATGCTCGAAGCTGTTCAAAATGCGAATGTAAAGAACATGGTAGCTTTTAATTATCGTAAAACACCTGCTGTTGCATTAGCAAAGAAGTTCATTGATGAAGGCAGCATAGGAAGAATTTTAAATTTCCGTGGTACCTACCTTCAGGAATTTTCTGCTGATCCAAATTCTCCACTCTCTTGGAGGTTCCAAAAAGATAAAGCAGGTTCGGGGGCGCTAGGGGATATTGGAACACATGTTATTGATTTTGCTCATTACCTTGTTGGCGACATTAGTCATGTGATGTCCCTTACTAACACCTGGATAAAAGAACGGCCCGTGCAATCAGGAGGAATTGATAAACTTGGAACGGTTAAATTAGAAGATGCTGAGAAACAGCCTGTTGATGTTGATGATGAAATATCGACATTGTTGAAATTTGACAACGGTGCTATTGGAAGTATTGAAGCAACCCGTAATGCTTGGGGACGCCAAAATTTTCTAACCTTTGAAATCCATGGGGAGAAAGGTTCTCTTTATTTTAATTATGAACGCCGAGATGAATTGCAAGTTTCTTTTGCTGATGATCCAGATGATAAAAAAGGCTTTAAAACAATCTACACAGGCCCTGCTCACCCTTATGGTGAGGGGTTATGGCCAATTCCAGCACTTGGCATCGGTTACAGTGAAACTAAAATTATTGAAATTCATGATTTCTTTAAAGCTATTGTGGAAAATAAAGAATGTTCTCCTAGTTTTCTGGATGGACATAGAATCGCGGTGGTAAGTGATGCCATTCTAAAATCAGCTGAAAGTGAAAGTTGGGTTCCAATAAAATTTCAATAATGCTGTTACTCTATGGCTAGACTGACATTTATTTAGTCTAGCCTAATAGCTTATTCAAAGGGGACTAATAATGACAGTACCATTTTTAAAAATGAATGACATTAATAAATCTTTTGGTGATGCTCACGTTTTGCAAGGTGTTGATTTTGAGGTACAACAAGGTGAGGTTCATGCCTTAATGGGGGGGAACGGAGCTGGAAAAACAACATTGATGAAAATTCTTGCAGGTGTCTATAACTATGATAGTGGTAGCATTGAAATAGATGGTGAGAAGGTTCATATTAACGAGCCAAAGGACGCCAATAAAGCTGGTGTTTCGATGATTTTTCAGGAATTCAGTCTTGTGCCTAAATTCTCTGTAGCCCAAAATATTTTTCTGAATAAAGAGCCTAGAACAAAACTGGGTTTTATTAATGAAAATAGGATGATGCAAGATAGCAAAGAATTGCTTGAGGAGATGAATATTAAACTTTCACCTGAAACGCGTGTTGAAGATTTAAGCGTTGGGTATTGGCAAATGACAGAAATCTCCAAAGCTGTCTCTAATAAAGTCCATATCTTAGTTATGGATGAACCGACCTCTACCTTGTCTTTATCTGAAACAGAAACCTTGTTTAAATTAATAAATAACCTTAAGGAAAAAGGAATTACTATTATATATATATCTCATCGTCTTGATGAAATATTTAAAGTTTGTGATAAGATAACGGTTTTGCGAAACGGAAAACAGGTAGCGACTGAATCTATAGCAGATACTGATCTGGAATCTGTTATTAACCATATTGTTGGAGGAAAATTAAAACAGGAGTTTGAATGGAAAGAGCGGTTAGTGGATTATAGTAAATCTCCACTTATCGAAATTCAAAATATACAAACCCTGACCAAGTTGGATAACGTGAGCTTCTCTCTATATCCAGGGGAAATTTTAGGTATTGCTGGTTTAATGGGAAGTGGTCGTACGGAAATAGCACGAGCTTTGTTTGGCATGGATAGAATAGTGGAAGGTCGGATTTTTATTCAAGGGCAAGAAGAACTCTTAACATCTCCTCAGTTAGCAATGAAGAAGGGAGTTGCCTTAGTACCGGAAGATCGTCGCAATCAAGGGTTAATTCTGGATCATTCTGTGAAATCCAATGCAATTCTTAGTATTTTAAAAGAACTTACCAGAAATGGAATAATCAAAGAACAAGAATCTAACAAGTTGGTTAATAAGTATGTAGAAAAACTCAATATAGAAACAGACCATATTAACAAAACCACTTCACTGCTCTCAGGCGGAAACCAGCAAAAAGTAGTATTAGCTAAGTGGTTGGCAACAAATCCAAATATACTTATTTTAGATGAGCCTACAAACGGAGTAGACATTGGTGCTAAAAGTGAAATTATTCAACTCATTAGAGAAATTGCAGATGAAGGCAAAGGAATAATCATTATCTCCTCTGAAATGACACAGTTACTTTCAATCAGTGACAGAATACTAATAGTGCAGGAGGGAACAGTAGTAGACACATTATACAGAAGTAATATTGAGTCAGAGAGGGAGTTAGAACATGCTATCCAAAAAGTTTAAGATATTAGATTGGCGCCAAAACATAGTATATATAGCTTTTATTTTAATATTCATATTGTTTGCTATTACTTTAAATGATCAAGGGTTTCTAACCATAGAAAACCTGCTAAATATTGTAAGACAAACTACTGTTATTACTATAATGGCAGTAGCCATGACATTCGTGATTAGTTCGGGAGAGATTGATTTATCTGTGGGGTCTATTGCCGCGCTTTCATCATTAACAGCAGCCCTTGCCTTGCAGTCTGGGGGATTGATTCTTGGTATTATTGTAGGGCTTGGAACGGGTTTACTTATCGGTCTCATTAATGGTCTTCTCGTTTCAAAATTTCTTATTCCATCTTTTCTAGTCACTCTGGCTATGATGGAAATTGGAAGAGGGTTGGCGATGTGGATTACAGACACTGCTCCAGTGCCGATTTTAAATGAAAGTTATTTATTCTTGTTCGGTAATGGAACTATTTTTGGTATTCCTAATTTACTTATTTGGGTAATTTTCATCGCAACTATTGGATACACCCTATATAATAAGACTATTTTTGGGAGACAAACACTTGCGACTGGGGGAAATGTAAACGCTGCTAAATATTCTGGAGTAAAGACAAGTCGCATTAAACTACTCGTATTCATGGGGTCAGGTATGATGGCCGGGCTTGCTGGAATGCTTTATGCGGGGAGACTTCAAGCCGGACGTTTTACATTTGGAGAAGGTGATGAACTTTCTGTGATCGCTGCGGTTATTCTGGGAGGTACAAGTCTTTTTGGTGGTATAGGCACTGTTATTGGTACTGTTATAGGTTCTATTATGATTGGAACAATTAATA harbors:
- a CDS encoding LacI family DNA-binding transcriptional regulator, giving the protein MTKIKDVAKLANVSTATVSRVLSNNYSATPKTRKKVMDAANKLDYHPNALGRQLRTMETKTILIVVPNITNPFFSNVLLGIESVAFENGFQVLLTDTQNQKENEEIIFELLRNKQVDGVILLTARTNATMLNQLSQDYPIVLACEYILNTKIPTVSIDNISSARKMTDHFFQLGHQRVAHITGPMEIVLGRDRLSGYKQSVLEHQPSVDPLLIQVGDYSYESGYQLMEKLLAIQQPPTAVFAASDEMAMGAIKAIKHQNKHVPNDVAVSGFDDIKMARIFEPTLTTISQPAIKIGNKSAQMLLNIINKKEIKKEHIVLEDQLKIRESCGSNIK
- a CDS encoding sugar phosphate isomerase/epimerase family protein; protein product: MKFAYHTNTWGGVVGNPGGVTSVKDAYFLANGNTEDALIDLNVIDYNGFELFDGNLMALQEHELKQLLEKYLLEFVGVYTGANFIYQDIKNDELLKIENVIKKASYFGCKNIVIGGGALRNEGVKEDDYKRLGDSLNELKYLSESHGLVPHYHPHLGSMVETPAQIEQLYEHTDIYFCPDTAHLELGGGDPLQLIQKYSHLISYVHLKDQKNGEFLPLGEGEQNMIRMLNVISSMKDIEWIAVELDSYYDPKKGAQISKQFLEKHLGDQELG
- a CDS encoding substrate-binding domain-containing protein: MKVFRKPFVALSTGLILLTISACETENSGSAGGNLEDAEIEGPLTINPEIPDDSDIVSKGPHGEQADSAHELELSEEEIQEIRDGEYTAAIAMHYAGNDWSQAQINGLEDTFEELGIEITNVTDAQFSVEKQMNDIETILANQPDILVSIPVDPISTVGAYQLALDAGVDLIFMDEVPEGFTPEEDYTSVVSADNFGNGVVAAHLMAEKLNEEGDIGVIYHDADFFVTAQRVEAFEQTIEEDYPNINIASRDGIGEPEDGESVASSMLTRDPNLDGMFVVWDVPAEGAIAAADSAGHDDLVMTTIDLGANVGLDMARDGNIQGVGAQLPYDQGVAEAILAGYEILDKEAPPYVAVPALDVTRENIDESWNLIYNENVPQDIEDEMD
- a CDS encoding levoglucosan dehydrogenase; the encoded protein is MKFLNVGLIGAGFMAKAHSMAYASMPMFFWPAKLIPYKKTIVDVSDDLAQEASERFGFENYSTDWKAVVRDPEIDVIDIVTPNHLHEEIAIEAAKEGKHIISEKPLARNSEETQRMLEAVQNANVKNMVAFNYRKTPAVALAKKFIDEGSIGRILNFRGTYLQEFSADPNSPLSWRFQKDKAGSGALGDIGTHVIDFAHYLVGDISHVMSLTNTWIKERPVQSGGIDKLGTVKLEDAEKQPVDVDDEISTLLKFDNGAIGSIEATRNAWGRQNFLTFEIHGEKGSLYFNYERRDELQVSFADDPDDKKGFKTIYTGPAHPYGEGLWPIPALGIGYSETKIIEIHDFFKAIVENKECSPSFLDGHRIAVVSDAILKSAESESWVPIKFQ
- a CDS encoding sugar ABC transporter ATP-binding protein: MTVPFLKMNDINKSFGDAHVLQGVDFEVQQGEVHALMGGNGAGKTTLMKILAGVYNYDSGSIEIDGEKVHINEPKDANKAGVSMIFQEFSLVPKFSVAQNIFLNKEPRTKLGFINENRMMQDSKELLEEMNIKLSPETRVEDLSVGYWQMTEISKAVSNKVHILVMDEPTSTLSLSETETLFKLINNLKEKGITIIYISHRLDEIFKVCDKITVLRNGKQVATESIADTDLESVINHIVGGKLKQEFEWKERLVDYSKSPLIEIQNIQTLTKLDNVSFSLYPGEILGIAGLMGSGRTEIARALFGMDRIVEGRIFIQGQEELLTSPQLAMKKGVALVPEDRRNQGLILDHSVKSNAILSILKELTRNGIIKEQESNKLVNKYVEKLNIETDHINKTTSLLSGGNQQKVVLAKWLATNPNILILDEPTNGVDIGAKSEIIQLIREIADEGKGIIIISSEMTQLLSISDRILIVQEGTVVDTLYRSNIESERELEHAIQKV
- a CDS encoding ABC transporter permease produces the protein MLSKKFKILDWRQNIVYIAFILIFILFAITLNDQGFLTIENLLNIVRQTTVITIMAVAMTFVISSGEIDLSVGSIAALSSLTAALALQSGGLILGIIVGLGTGLLIGLINGLLVSKFLIPSFLVTLAMMEIGRGLAMWITDTAPVPILNESYLFLFGNGTIFGIPNLLIWVIFIATIGYTLYNKTIFGRQTLATGGNVNAAKYSGVKTSRIKLLVFMGSGMMAGLAGMLYAGRLQAGRFTFGEGDELSVIAAVILGGTSLFGGIGTVIGTVIGSIMIGTINNGLILMGLDVSQQMFVLGIILILAVAFGRKAKK